gtctagaaattgttcataaaaatataatcagaaaaaaccatttttaataaaaattgttttcgggaCCGAATGATTATCAAATATGCCTTAAAttgccaaataaataaaaattaactactttcccaaaaatattttcttttatcatgaaattttttgtgaaataaacaaaTCATTGATTCTTTTGGTAAAactcattttaataattaaCCTAGGGAGGTAATTAAATTACCCTATTTGAGTTACTGATGCCTCTAGTTTTTGTCATTAGTTCGAGaattgggaaaagaaaagggtgaagctttttttttttccttttcttttgaaaatggtGAGAATGAGCATCGTTGCAGGGAGCTCTATTCACACTCCTGAGGCCATGAGTTTAGGCTAACAgccaaaccacataaatttctggTCATTTCACCAAATTCTCATCATCTTTTGTTTGCCACCTTTCCTAAGCTGTGCAATAAATTCACCATGTTCGTGACACCGTTAGCTAGCTgtaaaacctctctctctctctctgtgtctctcaAACTTTATTTATTCCGAAAAAACATTGTCCCTGTAATACACCTCAACACTAAAACAATATATCCGACCTGTTGCTAAAGAATATTATCCTCATTCAATCTCGTATTGTTTAGCATAGCGAAAAGAGAAGGCCCGTCAGCAGAAGAGGCTAAGAATGGATCAAAATTGTGAACTGAGATCCCTTTTATAAATCAAAACTTAAACAGGTGGCAAAATTTCATCAAGAGAGACAGGTCAGTAAAATGCTATGCATGCCTTCAGTCACGCATGCCCGCCTTTtgctttgtttcccatcttcccCTTTCCAGAGCCCTTTCCAGAGCCCTTTCCAGATCCTTTACCGGCTCGCGCTTTTGcactctttccctttttcaaaCCGCCTTTCCCTGGCTTGCCCTTCCCACGACTCCTAGCGTCCTTCTTCATCCTTCGGTCAACAACGACTTTCCCCTTCCCGCCCTTCACCTGGACCCCCTTCTTCGCGACCACGTATTCCCTTTGAGGTTTTTTGGGTGCAGCCTTCTTGTATAGTTGGTCAATCATCCTCCCCTTGGAACGATCAGATATATCTGTCTGGTCTGATATAGAGTTCGCTTTCTTACGAATCTTGTCTAGCTTCCTCATGGCAGCCCGCTTCTTTCGTGCTTTGGCCTCCGCCACCTTCTTAGCTGGGCGGGCATCTATCTCCTTAAATTGTGCCTTCATTGCAGCAATTTCCTCTTTCGTCACAGGTTTCATTGGTTGTCGGTGTTTCCTCTCCTCATCTACAAACCACTCAGGCAGCCCCTCATCATCAAACATGTACTTATTGTAGGCATCATCTAGGATTTGCTCTCTCTGCTTTTTCCTTAACATCTTTTTTGCACAAGCCAAGATCTCAGCTTTCGTGCCAATATCTTCATCCTCCGAGTCATCAGAGGAGGACTCCTCACTAGAATCAGTAGCTGGTGCAGGAACTATCTCAAAATCATCTCTCTTCTTGGAAGCTTGAATGGTGTCCGATGCTGCAACTTGGGTTGCTGTCTTAACCTTTGCTAGTGTTGGAAGTTCTTTTCCGCGCTGATCAATTTGCATCTCATCATCACTATCATACTTCTCCAAATCTCCCCCTTCTACAGCTTCTGCAAAGATATCTTGACTGAACCACTtgttggttatctcttcttgggTAGGCACTTCACCATTATCAAGGTTTACCATAAGTGGATTTAATTCATTATCACCGTCAGCTTTGTCGGAGTCATCATCATAATGGATCATGCCCTCATTTTCACTACCCTGTatggttaaaaattaaaaagaaaagaatcagcAATGCCAGCATGCTATGAAAAATTCTATGCGTCGCAAACACAAGTTAATGCGTACAACCAAGTTTATCCTAGGCCTGTAACTATACAAGCACCACCTTACGACTAAAAAAGTTCATGACATTAGAATGTAATCTGCAAAGTCTGTTTGTCCTGAATGCAAAATCACATCAATGAAAAAGAGAGTGGTGCAAAAGTCCATGTGCATTGATACTCAGAGCTCGGAGTTCTGTACCTCTAAAAGTTGGTCCTTTTCATAAGCTTGTTTCGCACGCTTCCGCTGTTTTGTGCTACCCTCCTTTCTGGCTACAAAGCGTTCATAAGCTTCATCGAGAAACTCTTCCATCTTTTCATCATATCTGCCATGGGATCATAACATAAGATAAACACACTCTTAAATATGCCTGATAAATCAGCAACTGCAGAAAGTCAGGAATGTTACCTTTTGCGTTCTTCCTCCGAATCAGCATCACTTGAAGATTGCTCCTCACTTTCCTTCAAAGTTCCTTCATCATCACTATTCCGTGAGTCCACATTTTCCTCATCAAGTTCATTGGAATCAACAGCTACCAAATCTTTCTTGCCCTATAGATGCAGAATATGACCATTGATCAGAAAATTACAGTTGAAAAAAGACCAGCTTAACTTGCATTTCTTTCTAACCTTTTTGCCTTCCAAATCAATACAGAGCATTCAATAAGAAACTAAGGCTTGATAAAAAGTTCCCTAGCCGATAATTATACTCTAACCAAGAAAGAGATGGAGGAGATGCACTCCACTCTGGCTCTTTCCcctaaaatttgacaaatcatCACTTGGGAAAGATGAGAGACATCTGTCACAGCCAAAGCTATATTGTCTGTGCTTTAATAACAGAAACTCATCACACGTAAGCAAACATATGGACTGAGGAAGGGGTGatgaaaatcatttcactaGTGAACCCAGGGAGGGGAAAAGGACATGAAGTGAGGATCGTGGAAACTTTTGAATcccaaacaacaaaaaactgCAAGATGATATATAATCCACCATTTCCAATTAACCATAGTTGCAGAAAACACTTATGTATCTATCCACATTGTCCCTTTCTCCAACCGTCCTCCAACCAAAAAgcagggggaggaggaggatgtTCACATACGTAGCTCTAGTACATGCAAGGGAAACCAATTCCACAAGCAAGACCATTGAACAAGCAAGGGAAACCATAAAACAGTTTGAACATAGAGCATGCAAAACTAACAACTTGCCTTgatggaagaaagagagaacaatTCATGATCCATATAACCATCTTCCATAACATCCACTTGCACCCCTAAGGCCTTCCGTGCCTTGTCCTGACAAAAATCAAATGTCAGTATGGCTATTCAATTCAAATGGCAAGTGATATGCTTTTTCCCTTATTCCATCGCACAAAAGCCAAACCTTAGCTCGTCTTTTTGAAAGAAGCTTCTTTTGTCGTTTTTTCTTGCGATCCATAGCATATGTCAGCTCCTCCATCTCATTGAGTATTTTATCATCTTCATCTACTGGGTCCTCCTTGTCACCGACTGCAGGACTAGAAGAGTCAGTCTTCTTTGTAGGAGACAGAGCCTTCCTTAATTGCATCCGCCATCTGCATGTCAACatgaaagttttcaaatcagGAGAATGTTATGCTTTGGCCATTTATTTTCAGAACAGACACATCAGTTAACAGAAACTTTTGGGTTATTAGCCAGCGAAGGACTGCCTATTCGATTGTTCATCAAGCATTAATTGATGCTATCCAAAGTCAGCTCCTCACCATCCTTGTCATTCCTATTCGGATGCACCTGGTCATCTATTTTAATATGGCTAGTCAAAAGATAAACCTAGACTAATGAATCAATACCTCCATTGGTTTAGTCGTTGAATTAGTTAAGCCCTATACCCAATTCCAGGAGAAAAGTAAACTAAGTGACAATCATGCTAGCATGATAGAGCCCTAGTGAGAAGCAAGGATACCTAACCTTCCCAATGAAAAAACGGCATGtaaaatcttgaaaattattttattgatgaTGGCAGAGAGAAAAGGAGGCAGATCACTCACTTCAACAGATGCTTGAAGTCTTGTTTTCCAAGGACTCGCAAATCCTCACATAGATGTTTGACCTAGAAAACAACAGGATTCAAGTTTCTAGGAGGTAATAGACCATATATATAAATAACTGTACAGGGGAGAACAAGAATTACCTCCTCGGTAGTTAAAGAGTGCTCCTTAATAGGCAAAGAAGCTGGGTCTTCGAATGATATTGAAGTTACTGAACCAAGTATCTCGAGAGGAGACTCGGACCAAATGAAATCTGCAGCTGAAGACACTTTCCTGAAAATTGTTTCTCCATCTTCATAACTGCGAGGAAACAAAACAGTTAAGAGAGAACAATGCTACTTTCGTTGCTGCATACAAGAAGCAACTGGAAAATCATCAGCATGCTCTACATGGAATAGCTGCTGCACTGCAATATGGCATGGTTTTTCAAACAGGAAGGCATTTCCACTCCACATCAGAATTGAATCTATATATATTAAGTGAAACAGACATAATTAACTTAACATCATCATCCAAAGAACGCTTACCCATCACGGTGTCTCTTTTGCTTTGTTCCTCTGAGTACATCAACCACCTATGTCAAATAGATACAAAACTAAGTCAAGAATAGGCGCTGTATTTTGTGGTGCGATAACCGTCCCCAGTGAAGTCGTATGCTACTATGCACTAAAATAAGTAGCAGGTACCTTCCTAGGGGGCTCAATAGCTCCTTGAAACAGGTGCTTCACATCAAGAAGTCGCAGATCTATTTTTGCAGGGGCCTTGTATTTCAATCCCAAAACAAATATCTCAGCAGATGTCGACCGACTAGCAGCTGGTTTGTCCACCTCAACCTTTTCAAACAACTGGAGAGCAAATTCCAATGCTAAATATTAGATCAGGTCTGGATGTATAAAGCAAACGTTATATAACCAGGATGGTACCAATACCTGCTTGAGGCAATACAGAACAGAGTTGTAGTCTTGGGACCTGAAAACCTGATACAGGTCGAGTAGAATGTAAGTAGAGCGAAAATGGATTCATCTGCAATATTTCGCAATACCCATGAGCTGGACTAGTATTATAGTGACTTCGGAAGGTTAAAACACAAGAAGCAGGAGATAGATGCTAAAGATAAAACCTTCATTTGTGTAACAAGATATGGCGATGCAACAGAGTAATCCTACGCACAAACTGTAGTACAACTAGCAATCAGATGCATGGTAGATGCCATTTCGTGTCTTTCTTCCGATATAAAGAAGCTGCAAGCACTAAAAGCTTCTCATTTCCACAAACAAGCATCCACTCAATCTCTCATTTTTCACCAGCTAAATTTCACTAATCCCATAACATACACACTCCAATCAAAGCCTACTGGCAAGCTCAAAACTTAAG
Above is a window of Eucalyptus grandis isolate ANBG69807.140 chromosome 9, ASM1654582v1, whole genome shotgun sequence DNA encoding:
- the LOC104418846 gene encoding adoMet-dependent rRNA methyltransferase spb1; its protein translation is MGKVKGKHRLDKFYRLAKEHGYRSRASWKLVQLDSKFSFLRSSRAVLDLCAAPGGWMQVAVQRVPVGSLVLGIDLVPIAPIRGAVSIEQDITKPECRARVKKLMGEHGVRAFDLVLHDGSPNVGGAWAQEAMSQNALVIDAVKLATQFLAPKGTFVTKVFRSQDYNSVLYCLKQLFEKVEVDKPAASRSTSAEIFVLGLKYKAPAKIDLRLLDVKHLFQGAIEPPRKVVDVLRGTKQKRHRDGYEDGETIFRKVSSAADFIWSESPLEILGSVTSISFEDPASLPIKEHSLTTEEVKHLCEDLRVLGKQDFKHLLKWRMQLRKALSPTKKTDSSSPAVGDKEDPVDEDDKILNEMEELTYAMDRKKKRQKKLLSKRRAKDKARKALGVQVDVMEDGYMDHELFSLSSIKGKKDLVAVDSNELDEENVDSRNSDDEGTLKESEEQSSSDADSEEERKRYDEKMEEFLDEAYERFVARKEGSTKQRKRAKQAYEKDQLLEGSENEGMIHYDDDSDKADGDNELNPLMVNLDNGEVPTQEEITNKWFSQDIFAEAVEGGDLEKYDSDDEMQIDQRGKELPTLAKVKTATQVAASDTIQASKKRDDFEIVPAPATDSSEESSSDDSEDEDIGTKAEILACAKKMLRKKQREQILDDAYNKYMFDDEGLPEWFVDEERKHRQPMKPVTKEEIAAMKAQFKEIDARPAKKVAEAKARKKRAAMRKLDKIRKKANSISDQTDISDRSKGRMIDQLYKKAAPKKPQREYVVAKKGVQVKGGKGKVVVDRRMKKDARSRGKGKPGKGGLKKGKSAKARAGKGSGKGSGKGSGKGKMGNKAKGGHA